CGGCCCGATGCGCACGCTGCGCATCGCAAGCCCGGTGTAGAGCGGGCAGCGCGCGGAATCGCGGATCTCGACGCGCACCGGCCCTTGGCCGGAAGGCAGCCCCGCCGTTGGCGCCATCTCCTTCACTCGCAGCCCGCACAGTGCGGCCGCTTCGCGTGCAAGGCCGAACATGCTCAGGCAGTCGCCGCGGTTCGGCGTGATCGCCAGCTCGAGGATCGTATCGTCGAGGCCGAGCAGCGCGGCAGCATCGGAGCCAGGCACAAGACCCTGCTCGAGGATGACGATCCCCTCGCCGTCCGCGTCGATGCCGAGCTCCTTGGCCGAGCACAGCATGCCTTCGGACTCGACGCCGCGAAGCCGGCTCTTGCCGATCTTGACGCCACCCGGCAGCACGCAGCCCGGGCGCGCGAGCACGGCAAGATCGCCGGCCTTGTGGTTTTTCGCGCCGCAGACGATCGAGAGAAGCTCGCCGCCGCCGTCATCGACGGTGCACGCGGTGAGGCGGTCGGCATTGGGGTGCTGCTCGCGCGTGACGATACGGGCGACGACAAGACGGTCGCCGTAGTCGAGCTCCGGCGCGTGAATCGCTTCGACCTCGATGCCGCCCATCGTCAAGCGCTCGGCCAGCAGCGCTACATCGGGCAGGCCCTCGACCAGCTCGCCGAGCCATTTGTACGAAACCCGCATCGCGCTCAGCCCGGGAACTGGCGCAGGAAGCGCAGGTCGCCGCCGTAGAACAGGCGGATGTCGTCGATCTTGTACTTGAGCATCGCGATGCGCTCGACGCCGAGTCCGAACGCAAAGCCGCTGAACTCTTCGCTGTCGTAGCCGACCTGCGCAAAGACCGCAGGGTCGACCATTCCGGCACCGAGGATCTCGAGCCAGCCGGTTCCCTTGCAGACGCGGCAATCGGCCGACTTCTGCTCGCAGACGACGCACGCGACGTCGACTTCGGCGCTCGGCTCGGTGAACGGAAAGAAGCTCGGCCGAAGCCGCACGGCCAGCTCGCGTCCGAACACGCGGCGCAGGAACTCGGTCAGCACGCCCTTGAGGTGCGCGAACGTGATTCCGCGGTCGACCATCAGGCCTTCGATCTGGTGGAACATCGGCGAATGCGTCACGTCGTCGTCGTGACGGTAGACGGCGCCCGGAGCGATGATGCGGATCGGCGGGCGCCTGGCTTCCATCACGCGGATCTGCACCGGCGAGGTGTGGGTGCGAAGCACGCTGCCTCCCTCGACGAAGAACGTGTCGTGCATGTCGCGCGCCGGGTGGTCGGCCGGGATGTTGAGCGCCTCGAAGTTGTGCCAGTCGTCTTCGACCTCGGGCCCTTCGGCGATCTCGAAACCCATGCCGCCGAGGATCTCGCAGATCTCGGCCATCGTGCGCGAGATGGGATGGATCGTGCCGGAGCCGGGGCCTCCCGCCGGCAGCGTGACGTCGACGGCGC
The nucleotide sequence above comes from Candidatus Binatia bacterium. Encoded proteins:
- the pheS gene encoding phenylalanine--tRNA ligase subunit alpha — protein: MTAAADSPEALAAVAVALVAGTADRGELDRLRIDFLGKKGKLTSVLRILGSLPNEERPAFGQRVNLAKEAVDAAIVAREAELRASERQAALAGGAVDVTLPAGGPGSGTIHPISRTMAEICEILGGMGFEIAEGPEVEDDWHNFEALNIPADHPARDMHDTFFVEGGSVLRTHTSPVQIRVMEARRPPIRIIAPGAVYRHDDDVTHSPMFHQIEGLMVDRGITFAHLKGVLTEFLRRVFGRELAVRLRPSFFPFTEPSAEVDVACVVCEQKSADCRVCKGTGWLEILGAGMVDPAVFAQVGYDSEEFSGFAFGLGVERIAMLKYKIDDIRLFYGGDLRFLRQFPG